Proteins from a genomic interval of Orbaceae bacterium lpD02:
- a CDS encoding enoyl-CoA hydratase/isomerase family protein, which produces MHYRTKVYHTMQVVIDEPIAIVRFNRPDAMNAANVEMSFERLEIFRAIAEDDEIKVVIVTGNDKAYCAGGDLAAFAKFDVADAQAFWRRGLEYQKVFTDMNKPTLAAIAGYAFGGGFENVLMCDLRIAAENAKFGLPEINVGIFPGGGGTQRLIQNVPIAIAKEMIFLGKNLNAEEALRLGLVNKVVKVEELLDEALTLAKKLANKPALALKAAKSSINSAYSTDIQTGLSLEGMAWTALYGTKDQKEGMNAFLEKRTPQFVDK; this is translated from the coding sequence ATGCATTACCGAACGAAAGTTTATCACACCATGCAAGTCGTCATCGATGAACCTATCGCGATTGTTCGTTTTAATCGTCCTGATGCCATGAATGCCGCGAATGTGGAGATGAGTTTTGAGCGCTTAGAAATCTTTAGAGCTATTGCTGAAGATGATGAAATCAAAGTGGTTATTGTAACGGGTAATGATAAGGCCTACTGTGCCGGAGGCGATCTCGCCGCATTTGCAAAATTTGATGTAGCTGATGCGCAAGCATTTTGGCGCCGAGGACTCGAATATCAAAAAGTCTTTACTGACATGAACAAGCCAACGCTAGCAGCTATTGCGGGTTATGCTTTTGGCGGCGGCTTTGAAAATGTCCTGATGTGTGATTTAAGGATTGCCGCTGAAAACGCAAAGTTTGGATTACCTGAAATTAATGTCGGTATTTTTCCAGGTGGTGGAGGGACGCAACGGTTGATTCAAAATGTACCGATTGCGATTGCCAAAGAAATGATCTTTTTAGGCAAAAATCTTAATGCTGAAGAGGCGTTACGGCTAGGACTGGTGAATAAAGTGGTGAAGGTAGAAGAACTGCTTGATGAAGCCCTTACTTTAGCTAAAAAATTAGCTAACAAGCCAGCGTTGGCATTAAAAGCAGCAAAATCCTCGATTAATAGCGCTTATTCTACTGATATTCAAACCGGTCTATCACTTGAAGGCATGGCATGGACAGCGCTTTATGGTACGAAAGACCAGAAAGAGGGGATGAACGCATTTCTAGAGAAAAGAACGCCACAATTTGTAGATAAATAA
- a CDS encoding sodium:solute symporter family protein, giving the protein MDNIGLYLGIVITLGIVCLIGIVAMRKVTNSEDFSIGGRKSTAVVVAGAILGSIVGGGGTVGTAQAAFSKGLVGWWQTLGLGMGCLVLGVFFANHLYKTKVETVPQVLMKTYGPKIGPITSIFGSIAIFFSIISQLKSFTPLLQSMFPDTISLQAAAVIGVILVLCLVMFGGLMGASMVGLFKMLMIYISMVVCGVLAFAKIGGFSGMFDKLPASYFNLFADGSSNLASGVSLCLGVLVTQIYIQAVLSAIDAKAARNGALISCALTLPMGLFGVAIGMYMKVAHPELQAAQALPQFFLTYMPSFIAGIFIATLMITTLGSMAGLSLGVATMMTRDLYKRLRATASDKENLYVLRGVIVVICLLAGYFTVSKAAVYIQEFVFLSFALRTCVFLIPMAFAFFYKGRLTAAAGLASVLAGPIVNIIWNVLKGDSGFILGIDPIFAGLMAGLIAFILANEIVKKNSPMT; this is encoded by the coding sequence ATGGATAATATCGGATTATATTTAGGTATAGTGATCACATTAGGCATCGTCTGCCTAATTGGGATTGTTGCAATGCGCAAAGTAACAAATTCGGAAGATTTTTCTATCGGTGGGCGAAAATCAACGGCGGTTGTGGTTGCCGGCGCTATTCTTGGTTCTATTGTTGGCGGTGGCGGTACGGTTGGTACCGCTCAAGCAGCCTTTTCTAAAGGTCTCGTTGGGTGGTGGCAAACGTTAGGCTTAGGGATGGGATGCCTTGTTCTGGGTGTTTTCTTTGCTAATCATCTATATAAAACTAAAGTTGAAACCGTTCCTCAAGTACTGATGAAAACATATGGACCGAAAATTGGCCCAATTACGAGCATTTTTGGGAGTATCGCAATCTTCTTTTCTATTATTTCGCAATTAAAATCGTTCACGCCTCTACTTCAATCGATGTTCCCCGACACTATTTCGCTTCAAGCTGCAGCTGTTATTGGTGTGATTCTGGTGCTTTGTCTGGTCATGTTTGGTGGCCTTATGGGGGCCAGTATGGTTGGATTATTTAAAATGCTGATGATCTATATTTCGATGGTGGTTTGTGGCGTTCTCGCATTTGCTAAAATTGGTGGTTTTTCCGGCATGTTTGACAAACTTCCCGCGAGCTACTTTAACTTATTCGCAGATGGTTCATCCAACTTAGCAAGTGGTGTCTCTTTATGCCTTGGTGTTTTAGTTACACAAATATATATTCAAGCTGTGTTATCGGCTATCGATGCTAAAGCGGCTAGAAATGGAGCACTTATTTCATGTGCCTTGACACTACCCATGGGGTTATTTGGTGTTGCTATCGGCATGTATATGAAAGTAGCACATCCTGAGTTGCAAGCAGCCCAAGCTTTACCTCAGTTTTTCTTAACATATATGCCATCTTTTATTGCAGGGATTTTTATCGCAACCTTGATGATAACAACGTTGGGTAGCATGGCCGGGTTATCATTAGGCGTTGCCACGATGATGACGCGAGATCTGTATAAACGCTTGCGTGCTACTGCATCAGATAAAGAAAACCTTTATGTATTAAGAGGCGTAATTGTTGTTATTTGTCTTTTAGCTGGGTATTTCACCGTATCAAAAGCAGCGGTCTATATTCAAGAATTTGTATTTCTCTCTTTTGCTTTGCGTACGTGTGTATTCCTTATTCCGATGGCGTTTGCTTTTTTCTACAAAGGGCGTCTCACCGCAGCGGCAGGGTTAGCGTCGGTTCTTGCTGGTCCAATTGTCAACATTATCTGGAATGTATTAAAAGGAGACAGCGGCTTTATTCTCGGTATAGATCCTATTTTTGCCGGGCTAATGGCGGGGTTAATTGCGTTTATTTTAGCAAATGAAATCGTTAAAAAGAACAGCCCAATGACTTAA
- a CDS encoding CaiB/BaiF CoA-transferase family protein, with product MNMKTEQKKMKGPMEGVRILDFTHVISGPFSTMLLADMGAEVIKIEKPGEGEFYRAEGTKNEAGVSIVYPNYNRNKKGITLNIKSSKAVELLKKMVAKADVFVENQRPGLLASIGLGYEDLKAINPKIIYASISGFGQDGPYARKPAFDMTIAAISGLMSVNGIEGTVPTKTGAAFSDFISGIYAALGIVAALRKRDKTGEGSYVDVGMFDSILSVLDDFIPKYKVTGKEPTRFGNRRAGFAPVNVFPVKNGEYVYIAGSFQKQWEALASLIGREELITDPRFKDNTGRKQHEALLESIVEEWSLTKTSQDAVIELEKAGIPCAPVKGIGDLFKDEHIQARNSIIECDYPGIGKYAMAANPIRISNYQQPVERAPMLGEHNESILNELLGYTADDIVLLKREGVI from the coding sequence ATGAATATGAAAACAGAGCAAAAAAAGATGAAAGGACCAATGGAAGGAGTACGAATTCTTGATTTTACGCACGTTATATCTGGACCGTTTAGTACGATGTTATTAGCTGATATGGGCGCTGAGGTGATTAAGATCGAAAAACCAGGTGAAGGAGAGTTCTACCGGGCAGAAGGCACTAAAAATGAGGCAGGAGTCAGTATTGTTTATCCAAACTATAACCGTAATAAAAAAGGGATTACGTTAAATATTAAATCATCAAAAGCAGTTGAGTTATTAAAAAAAATGGTTGCAAAGGCAGATGTTTTTGTCGAAAACCAAAGGCCAGGCTTATTAGCCAGCATTGGGCTTGGATATGAGGATCTTAAAGCGATCAACCCGAAAATAATTTATGCTTCAATCTCTGGCTTTGGTCAAGATGGTCCTTATGCTCGCAAGCCAGCTTTTGATATGACCATCGCTGCTATCAGCGGCCTAATGTCTGTCAATGGTATTGAGGGAACGGTACCTACCAAAACGGGTGCGGCATTTTCTGACTTTATCTCAGGGATCTATGCCGCATTAGGTATTGTTGCTGCTTTGCGTAAGCGCGATAAAACAGGGGAAGGTTCCTATGTTGATGTGGGAATGTTTGATTCAATTCTCTCTGTATTAGATGATTTTATACCAAAATATAAGGTAACGGGAAAAGAGCCAACAAGGTTTGGTAACAGGCGCGCAGGTTTTGCACCGGTTAATGTCTTTCCTGTAAAAAATGGTGAGTATGTGTATATTGCGGGTTCATTCCAAAAACAGTGGGAAGCGTTAGCAAGTTTAATTGGACGAGAAGAGCTAATTACCGATCCGAGGTTTAAAGATAACACCGGCAGAAAGCAACACGAAGCGCTTCTTGAATCGATCGTTGAAGAATGGTCATTAACAAAGACGAGCCAAGATGCCGTAATCGAGCTTGAAAAAGCTGGCATTCCATGTGCACCCGTTAAAGGGATCGGCGATCTTTTCAAAGATGAACATATCCAAGCTCGTAACAGCATCATTGAGTGCGATTATCCTGGAATAGGTAAGTATGCAATGGCGGCAAATCCAATCAGGATATCCAATTATCAGCAACCTGTTGAACGGGCGCCGATGCTTGGTGAACATAATGAGTCTATTTTAAATGAATTGCTTGGATATACAGCGGATGACATCGTGTTATTAAAACGTGAAGGTGTGATTTAG
- a CDS encoding MFS transporter, whose amino-acid sequence MKDKKYKKKRSNYRWFVAFIFFLAYVAASADRANLGIAMPFIREEFHITNTQAGGLISAFVLFYAIFQLPSAWLLQKFGVRKVIPIALFSTSLVTLGIGLSNSLLQLQLTRVMLGLAESPLPIGVTSTINQWFPSQEKGIATSIFIAAAKFGPVIVPPVCIAIVAIWGWREIFIFFAIPGILLSIVWFMGIPNYPHNTRFVNQQEIDYIEEKISHTVQKGNKILLIEPIPVLDKIIRTHNTALLSSTKEILRSWNIIGCGICFGFQVGITYVLMAWLPTYFLVVKNFSLIDMGVVSSAPWIGAIVGNILGGILSDKLLKGRRKPGMMLSALTTCLMMMLIIFIPGNALYYGFVFFLTGTLLNIGYSNYLAYPMNVANKDRFPFACAIVSMIGQLGGTAAPFITGVILDHWGWDMIFIFLGTISILTFFILFTMAEPLNVTKL is encoded by the coding sequence ATGAAAGACAAAAAGTATAAAAAAAAACGGAGTAATTATCGTTGGTTTGTCGCGTTTATCTTTTTTCTAGCATATGTTGCCGCTTCTGCAGATAGGGCAAATTTAGGTATAGCTATGCCTTTTATTCGTGAAGAATTTCATATTACTAATACGCAAGCTGGCGGTTTAATTAGTGCTTTTGTACTATTTTATGCGATTTTTCAGTTACCGAGCGCATGGTTATTGCAGAAATTCGGCGTGAGAAAAGTAATTCCCATCGCATTATTCAGTACTTCATTAGTGACATTAGGTATTGGCTTGTCTAATTCATTATTACAGCTACAATTAACCAGAGTTATGTTAGGTCTTGCTGAATCACCGCTCCCTATAGGCGTTACGTCTACTATTAATCAATGGTTTCCTTCCCAAGAAAAAGGGATAGCGACAAGCATTTTTATTGCCGCAGCTAAGTTTGGCCCTGTTATTGTTCCGCCTGTGTGCATCGCCATTGTTGCGATATGGGGATGGCGAGAGATTTTTATATTTTTTGCCATTCCTGGTATTTTGCTTTCCATTGTTTGGTTTATGGGGATCCCAAATTATCCTCATAATACGCGCTTTGTTAATCAGCAAGAGATTGATTATATTGAAGAGAAAATTTCTCATACAGTGCAAAAAGGCAACAAGATACTTTTAATTGAACCGATCCCGGTATTAGATAAGATTATTCGTACGCATAATACCGCACTATTGTCCTCAACAAAAGAGATTTTGCGTTCATGGAACATTATCGGCTGTGGTATCTGTTTTGGTTTCCAAGTGGGCATCACTTATGTGCTGATGGCTTGGCTGCCGACATATTTTTTAGTGGTTAAAAATTTCTCATTGATTGACATGGGGGTTGTATCAAGTGCACCATGGATTGGTGCGATTGTGGGTAATATTCTTGGCGGAATATTATCTGATAAGTTATTAAAAGGTCGACGTAAACCCGGAATGATGCTCTCAGCGTTAACAACTTGCCTTATGATGATGCTAATTATTTTCATTCCAGGCAATGCGCTATATTATGGCTTTGTATTCTTTTTAACTGGTACTTTATTAAATATTGGTTATTCTAACTATTTAGCCTATCCAATGAACGTTGCAAATAAAGACAGATTCCCTTTCGCCTGTGCAATCGTTAGCATGATTGGCCAGTTGGGTGGAACTGCCGCGCCTTTTATTACTGGCGTTATACTTGATCATTGGGGGTGGGATATGATTTTTATTTTTCTTGGTACCATTTCTATATTGACCTTTTTCATTTTGTTTACCATGGCTGAACCACTAAATGTTACGAAACTATAA
- a CDS encoding formate C-acetyltransferase/glycerol dehydratase family glycyl radical enzyme has product MTNFYPASDRVKRLREKFFTYKPNVCIERAKIYHDAYFGADNLNSEKLIVGRAKAFKKYLNTRSIYIEDDQLFAGSMSSRPRGFPIYPESVGADLINEYRKLPTRPIDPFVYDEADRVELEDILMQWKDSSLRQKVFPQMSKEEKNLFLMDPENNIVAGTNVFTLDVPLYGPAGHITPDYQTVIEQGFVGIKKRAEARLERAEAENDQEGIEFLTAAIISAEAIVDFAERYSKLAKEMADKEQNQKRKAELMRISEACAHVPAHPPRTFFEAAQCAWLLYVGIQQEAFQRCFSFGRFDQYAYPFLKADLEAGRLTEKDAQEMLDCLWMKFPETNYINSEYYSHIASGFPVQQQICVGGQTPDGKDATNLLTLMCIQASINTLLHQPSISVRFFEGSPDALIDKAVELASKGTGHPSFFNDRRVVAALQSKGIELEDARDYSSVGCASVQPTRKDKGAHNAGYINVAAALDFALHDGDWIYGKRQMGVRSGDIRTFTSFEQMLKAFEKQMAYMIGIYSKASVRVEEAHKELVPTPYISCFVQDCIGNARDRSAGGAIYNSGMTPRGIGLADVADSLAVIKKLVFEDKSITMDKLLAAMDANYQGYDDVLALIHTVPKYGNDDSYVDDIAIEVVNIYNRETDKYRSLFGGRFHPGFSSVSSNVPYGTVISALPNGRKQWTPLADGCSPSHHEDAAGPTAVAISSGKLDHSGMSGGSILNVKFSPSVIRGEAGQKRFSNYVKGMLDSGVWHAQFNVADAATLRAAQKNPENYQDLIVRVAGYSAFFTALSPRLQEDVIDRTEHCF; this is encoded by the coding sequence ATGACTAACTTTTATCCAGCAAGTGATCGAGTAAAAAGACTTAGAGAAAAATTTTTTACCTATAAGCCTAATGTGTGCATCGAAAGAGCAAAAATATATCATGACGCTTATTTTGGTGCAGACAATTTAAATAGCGAAAAATTGATTGTTGGACGGGCAAAAGCATTTAAAAAATACTTAAATACTCGTTCTATTTATATTGAAGATGATCAGCTTTTTGCTGGCAGCATGTCAAGCCGGCCGAGAGGATTTCCTATTTATCCTGAAAGCGTTGGCGCTGATCTTATTAATGAATACCGCAAACTTCCTACTCGGCCAATCGATCCTTTTGTTTATGATGAAGCCGATCGTGTTGAGTTAGAAGATATTTTAATGCAATGGAAAGATAGTTCGCTTCGCCAAAAAGTATTCCCACAAATGAGTAAAGAAGAGAAGAACCTTTTCCTCATGGATCCTGAAAATAATATTGTTGCTGGAACAAACGTCTTTACGCTTGATGTGCCGCTTTATGGTCCTGCGGGACATATAACTCCTGACTATCAAACTGTTATTGAACAAGGGTTTGTCGGTATTAAAAAACGTGCAGAAGCTCGTTTAGAAAGGGCAGAAGCGGAAAATGATCAGGAGGGTATTGAATTTCTAACTGCGGCGATTATTAGTGCTGAGGCGATTGTTGATTTTGCTGAGCGCTATTCTAAACTTGCTAAAGAGATGGCTGACAAAGAACAAAACCAAAAACGAAAAGCAGAATTAATGCGTATAAGTGAAGCATGCGCGCATGTACCCGCCCATCCACCAAGAACGTTCTTTGAAGCCGCCCAATGTGCATGGCTTTTATATGTTGGTATTCAGCAAGAAGCATTCCAACGATGTTTTAGCTTTGGTCGTTTTGATCAATACGCATACCCATTCCTTAAAGCGGATCTAGAGGCAGGTCGCCTGACGGAAAAAGACGCGCAAGAAATGCTAGATTGCTTATGGATGAAATTTCCAGAAACCAACTATATCAACTCTGAATACTACTCACATATCGCCAGTGGTTTTCCGGTTCAACAGCAAATTTGTGTTGGCGGGCAGACTCCTGATGGTAAGGATGCCACCAACTTATTAACGTTAATGTGTATTCAAGCATCGATTAATACCCTTTTACATCAACCAAGTATATCGGTTCGTTTCTTTGAGGGCTCGCCGGATGCCCTTATCGATAAGGCTGTTGAGTTAGCCTCAAAAGGAACGGGCCATCCTTCATTTTTTAACGACCGTCGAGTTGTCGCTGCGCTTCAATCAAAAGGAATTGAGCTTGAAGATGCAAGGGATTATTCAAGCGTTGGCTGTGCAAGTGTTCAACCGACAAGAAAGGATAAAGGTGCGCATAATGCTGGATATATAAATGTTGCAGCAGCACTTGATTTTGCGTTACATGATGGCGATTGGATTTACGGTAAACGACAGATGGGCGTTAGAAGCGGTGATATTAGGACATTTACCTCGTTTGAGCAGATGCTTAAAGCATTCGAAAAGCAAATGGCGTATATGATCGGTATTTATTCCAAAGCGAGTGTGCGCGTTGAAGAGGCACATAAAGAGCTGGTACCAACGCCGTATATTTCATGCTTTGTACAAGATTGTATTGGTAATGCAAGAGATAGAAGTGCCGGCGGAGCTATTTACAACTCAGGTATGACCCCTCGAGGAATTGGGTTAGCAGATGTTGCCGATTCACTTGCGGTAATTAAAAAGCTAGTCTTCGAAGATAAGTCAATCACGATGGATAAACTACTTGCCGCAATGGATGCGAACTACCAAGGATATGACGATGTGTTAGCGTTGATTCATACTGTACCTAAGTATGGTAATGATGATTCTTATGTTGATGATATTGCTATTGAGGTTGTAAATATCTATAACAGAGAAACCGATAAATATCGAAGTCTATTTGGTGGTCGTTTCCACCCTGGCTTTAGTTCTGTTTCCTCTAATGTTCCTTATGGAACAGTAATTTCAGCCTTGCCTAACGGCCGAAAACAATGGACGCCACTGGCGGATGGCTGTTCCCCTAGTCATCACGAAGATGCTGCCGGTCCAACAGCTGTAGCAATATCTTCAGGCAAACTTGATCACAGTGGTATGAGTGGCGGTTCTATTCTGAATGTGAAGTTCTCACCATCGGTGATCAGAGGTGAAGCAGGGCAAAAACGCTTCTCTAATTATGTTAAAGGAATGCTGGATTCTGGCGTCTGGCATGCTCAGTTTAATGTTGCTGATGCTGCAACATTACGAGCAGCACAAAAAAATCCAGAAAATTATCAGGATCTTATTGTGCGAGTGGCTGGCTATAGTGCATTTTTTACCGCGCTCAGCCCAAGGCTTCAGGAGGACGTGATTGATCGCACAGAGCATTGTTTTTAA
- a CDS encoding TrbC/VirB2 family protein — protein sequence MNKFSKYFSLLFIFCYSNIAFCAGLDRVNTLMDNVQGVLTGVSLVSVTVAVLWAGYKILFGGQTFREVAPILIGGIAIGAASEIAGLFISK from the coding sequence ATGAATAAATTTAGTAAATACTTTTCCCTTCTGTTTATTTTTTGTTATTCCAATATTGCTTTTTGTGCCGGATTGGATCGTGTTAATACATTAATGGATAATGTTCAAGGCGTATTAACAGGTGTTTCTCTGGTATCTGTTACTGTTGCCGTTTTATGGGCAGGTTATAAGATATTATTTGGAGGTCAAACGTTTAGAGAAGTAGCACCAATTTTAATTGGTGGTATTGCAATTGGTGCTGCATCAGAAATTGCAGGGCTCTTTATCAGTAAATAG
- a CDS encoding enoyl-CoA hydratase/isomerase family protein: protein MIFEHIKYEVKRHIGILTLNRPEAYNALSNVMRDELRTVLIQIEQDPDIRVLIITGQGKAFCAGGDVKLMVSRMESGLDFKERREIFRNDVAAMVKRLYAIKIPVIAAINGGAYGAGVSISLLCDMRVAADNAKFGFSFAKRGLIPDWGANYFLPRLIGYAKAMELVACGKVIDSQEALACGLVNQVTSESELMDTVLKIAEGIALASPNAIAESKNALRFGLMQSMDEALEYEATTQSLCQLSSDHKEGVLSFVEKREPTF from the coding sequence GTGATTTTTGAACATATTAAATATGAAGTGAAAAGGCACATTGGTATTCTCACGCTCAATAGACCAGAAGCTTACAACGCTTTATCTAATGTTATGCGTGATGAATTACGCACCGTATTAATACAAATTGAACAAGATCCAGATATTCGGGTACTGATTATTACTGGGCAAGGTAAAGCATTTTGTGCCGGGGGCGATGTAAAACTCATGGTGAGTCGAATGGAATCAGGACTTGATTTTAAAGAGAGGCGTGAAATTTTTAGAAATGATGTCGCCGCAATGGTTAAGCGTCTCTATGCAATAAAAATTCCGGTCATTGCTGCTATTAATGGTGGCGCATATGGTGCGGGAGTTAGCATTTCACTCCTTTGCGATATGCGGGTTGCTGCAGATAACGCAAAATTTGGTTTTTCTTTCGCTAAGAGAGGGCTTATTCCTGATTGGGGGGCAAACTACTTTTTACCAAGATTGATTGGTTATGCAAAAGCAATGGAATTAGTAGCGTGTGGAAAAGTCATTGATAGTCAAGAGGCGCTAGCTTGTGGGCTTGTTAATCAAGTGACGTCTGAATCTGAATTGATGGATACCGTTTTAAAAATAGCAGAAGGTATTGCTTTAGCGAGCCCAAATGCCATTGCAGAATCGAAAAATGCACTGCGCTTTGGGCTAATGCAAAGTATGGATGAAGCATTGGAATATGAAGCAACAACCCAAAGCTTATGTCAACTTTCCAGCGATCATAAAGAGGGCGTCCTGTCATTCGTTGAAAAGCGAGAACCGACGTTTTAA
- a CDS encoding IclR family transcriptional regulator C-terminal domain-containing protein → MNKKSPLDVDETAVENDESRNSENFVRSFARGLDVIRSFNKERSLQTLAEIATNVNLARAGVRRLLFTLMSLGYVEKEGRFFRLTPKILELGFSYLAGVPFLEMAEPIVTKLVRDVEEGSSIAALDGYNIVYLLRVQTQKIMSLNLSVGSRLPAPLTALGRVLLSALDDEQLDKTLLNFIEDQKNNNLSKFEFEQLKLSILKVREQGWSIVNQEMEVGLIALAVPIFGKDKRVIAAINIFRISEGNHEERLKSYLPALLHAAEEISNLSSMKYKCY, encoded by the coding sequence ATGAATAAAAAATCACCATTAGATGTAGACGAAACAGCAGTTGAAAATGACGAATCTCGTAATAGTGAAAATTTTGTTCGCTCTTTTGCTCGAGGCTTAGATGTTATTCGAAGCTTTAATAAAGAAAGATCACTGCAAACGCTAGCAGAGATTGCAACTAATGTTAACTTAGCTAGAGCCGGAGTTAGGCGCTTGCTTTTTACACTAATGTCGTTAGGTTATGTTGAAAAAGAAGGACGGTTTTTCCGCTTAACGCCTAAAATACTCGAACTCGGTTTTTCTTATTTAGCGGGCGTTCCTTTTTTGGAAATGGCTGAGCCAATTGTAACAAAACTAGTTCGGGATGTTGAGGAAGGCTCTTCGATTGCAGCACTTGATGGCTATAATATTGTCTATCTGCTGCGGGTTCAAACACAAAAAATAATGTCACTTAATCTGTCTGTAGGGAGCCGTCTACCGGCCCCGCTCACTGCTCTTGGGCGCGTTTTATTATCAGCGCTTGACGATGAACAATTAGATAAAACGCTTTTGAATTTTATCGAAGACCAAAAAAATAATAATTTATCTAAATTTGAATTTGAACAATTAAAATTGTCTATTTTAAAAGTAAGAGAACAAGGGTGGAGCATTGTTAATCAAGAGATGGAAGTTGGACTTATCGCCTTAGCTGTTCCTATTTTTGGTAAAGATAAGCGTGTTATTGCCGCTATTAATATTTTCAGAATATCAGAAGGTAATCACGAAGAAAGATTAAAAAGCTATCTGCCGGCATTATTACACGCTGCTGAAGAGATCTCAAATCTATCATCCATGAAATATAAGTGCTATTAG
- a CDS encoding 3-hydroxyacyl-CoA dehydrogenase family protein, which produces MKKINTILVAGAGIMGLGIAQVCASQGYKVYLYDAIDGMAKKGIEKITGALAKRVEKGKMTVDDKDHLIANIAIANSIAEADQSDLVIEAIREELINKQDFFCQCEMHLNENVILASNTSSILISEIAAKLKKPENFIGLHFFNPVPVMKLVEIIKGLKTSEQTAQIAYDFVCQLKKEGVFVKDSPGFLVNRINNALKNEAFACLSEGLATIEDIDKALKYGLGHPMGPFELNDLTGLDVGVQVAEVLYSHFRDPRWRPFLPLKKLVMSGDFGIKTGKGWYDYSSGEKKKRDLNL; this is translated from the coding sequence ATGAAAAAGATTAATACTATACTTGTCGCCGGTGCGGGGATCATGGGGTTAGGGATTGCCCAAGTGTGTGCAAGTCAGGGATATAAGGTTTATCTCTACGATGCAATTGATGGAATGGCCAAAAAAGGCATAGAAAAAATTACTGGCGCATTAGCGAAACGCGTTGAAAAAGGGAAAATGACTGTTGATGATAAAGATCATTTAATTGCCAATATTGCTATTGCAAACTCTATCGCTGAGGCTGATCAGTCAGATCTTGTTATTGAAGCAATTAGAGAAGAATTAATCAATAAGCAAGACTTTTTTTGTCAGTGTGAAATGCATTTAAATGAAAATGTCATTTTAGCGAGTAACACCTCTTCCATCCTTATCTCTGAAATTGCCGCTAAATTAAAAAAACCAGAAAATTTTATCGGTTTACATTTTTTTAATCCCGTACCGGTTATGAAACTGGTTGAAATAATTAAAGGGCTAAAAACGTCAGAACAGACTGCACAAATTGCATATGATTTTGTTTGTCAGCTTAAAAAAGAGGGCGTATTTGTAAAGGATAGCCCTGGTTTTTTAGTCAATCGAATCAATAATGCTCTCAAAAATGAAGCCTTTGCATGTCTGAGCGAAGGTCTTGCAACAATAGAAGATATTGATAAAGCACTCAAATATGGTTTAGGTCATCCAATGGGTCCATTTGAACTTAATGACCTAACGGGACTTGATGTAGGTGTTCAAGTCGCTGAAGTGCTATATAGCCACTTCAGAGATCCTCGATGGCGCCCGTTCTTACCTCTTAAAAAACTTGTTATGAGTGGTGATTTTGGTATTAAGACCGGTAAGGGATGGTATGACTATTCTTCTGGTGAAAAGAAAAAAAGAGATCTGAATCTTTAA